CAACCCGACGAGAGTCATCACAATGGTGTAAGGCAGTGCCATGATCACCATACGCCCGTAAGATAAACGGATAAGCGGAGCCAGCGCTGAGGTCAGCAAGAACAGAAACGCGGCTTGCCCATTCGGTGTGGCGACAGAAGGCAGGTTGGTACCGGTATTGATCGCGACAGCGAGCAGCTCGAACTGAGAGAGCGAGATGTGACCGTTCTCAAAGGCGTTGCGCGCTTCGTTAATATAAACCGAGCCAACGAAGACATTATCCGATATCGAGGAGAGCAGGCCATTGAACAGATAAAATTGCGTCAGCTGCGCGCTCTCAGAAGATTGCAGGACGTAGTGGATAATCGGTGAAAACAGCTGCTGGTCGATAATAACCGCAACGATCGCAAAGAAGACGGTCAGCAGCGCGGTAAACGGCATGGCATCCTGAAACGCTTTACCAATGGCATGTTCTTCGGTCACGCCACAGAACGTCGTCGCCATAATAATCACGGAAAGGCCAATCAACCCGACCTCAGCCAGATGAAACGCCAGCGCGACGATGAGCCAGACGCCAATCACCGCCTGCACGAGTAAACGCGCTTTATCCTGCGGCGTGCGCTTTTCTGTCATATCCCGATCGTAATCCTCAAGCACGCGGCGCACGTTGTCTGGCAGGTTTACGCCGTAGCCGAAGAGTTTAAAACGCTCAACCAGCACGCAGGTCAGGATACCGCAAATAAACACCGGGACGGTTACCGGTGACATGCGCAGGAAGAAACTGACGAAATCCCAGCCTGCGCTTTTCGCGATAATCAGGTTCTGAGGTTCACCCACCATCGTCATCACGCCACCGAGAGCCGTACCGACGCCAGCGTGCATGAGCAGGCTGCGCAGGAATGCCCGGAATTGCTCCAGCGTACGATGATGCTCCTCGCTGCTTAGCGCGCTGTCATCGCTGATATCGGCCTCGCTTTCACCCTGTTGGGAAGCGAAGCGGTGATAAATACCATAAAACCCGATAGCGACGCTGATGATGACGGCAATCACGGTCAGCGCATCAAGGAACGCTGAAAGAAAGGCCGCGGCGATACAGAAAGCAAGTGAAAGCAGCGTCTTGGAATGAATGCGCAGCAGCAGTTTGGTAAATACAAAGAGCAGCAGTTGCTTCATGAAGTAGATGCCAGTCACCATAAATACCAGCAGCATGAGGACTTCAATATTCCCCGTGACTTCATGCCACACCTGCTGCGGGCTGGTCATACCGATGAGGATGGCCTGTAGTGCCAACAGGCCGCCAGGCTGTAACGGGTAACATTTCAGCGCCATACCTAGCGTAAAAATAAACTCCACGACGAGTAACCAACCGGCCCAAAACGGGCTGACAAAATAGAACAGCAGCGGATTAATCAGCAAGAAGCAAAAAATAGTCAGTTTGTACCAGTCTGGCGCGTATCCCAGAAAATTTTTTAACAGCGCGCGGTGAAGGGGCATGCCGATCATAATGGGAGGGGAATCCTTATTCGTTAGAATAGTTTGATGGTTTTTATCATATCGTAAAAACTTTACAAACGGGCAGAAGTCTACCGTTCTACGCCGCGAGAGGGCGGTTTGCAGTCACAATTTTTCATTGAAATGGTTCGGTGCCCGAGTGCGGCGCTATATCATGATTCTTTCGTCTGGT
The nucleotide sequence above comes from Pectobacterium brasiliense. Encoded proteins:
- the nhaB gene encoding sodium/proton antiporter NhaB — encoded protein: MIGMPLHRALLKNFLGYAPDWYKLTIFCFLLINPLLFYFVSPFWAGWLLVVEFIFTLGMALKCYPLQPGGLLALQAILIGMTSPQQVWHEVTGNIEVLMLLVFMVTGIYFMKQLLLFVFTKLLLRIHSKTLLSLAFCIAAAFLSAFLDALTVIAVIISVAIGFYGIYHRFASQQGESEADISDDSALSSEEHHRTLEQFRAFLRSLLMHAGVGTALGGVMTMVGEPQNLIIAKSAGWDFVSFFLRMSPVTVPVFICGILTCVLVERFKLFGYGVNLPDNVRRVLEDYDRDMTEKRTPQDKARLLVQAVIGVWLIVALAFHLAEVGLIGLSVIIMATTFCGVTEEHAIGKAFQDAMPFTALLTVFFAIVAVIIDQQLFSPIIHYVLQSSESAQLTQFYLFNGLLSSISDNVFVGSVYINEARNAFENGHISLSQFELLAVAINTGTNLPSVATPNGQAAFLFLLTSALAPLIRLSYGRMVIMALPYTIVMTLVGLLCVEFTLVPFTDFLMNNHWISLPDLTIPGSHS